From the Synechococcus sp. KORDI-49 genome, the window GCATCAAGGCCCGGCTCACCTCCCTGGGGAACCATCTGGAGATCGGCCGCGTCGCCCTCGCCAGCCGTTTCCAGAAGCAGCCCCATTCGCTGATGGCCCTGTTCCGCGGTGGCCTGCTGATCGCCGCCCGCTCCGGGTACGACACCCTGCACGGACTCGTCTCCTACAACCACTTCGCCCACAGCGAACCGGTCAATCAGACCTTTCTCAGCGGGCTGATGCGGCCGCCCTACCTGCAGAGCGAGCCGACCCTGCCCGCACCGCGCCATCCGCTGACCACGGTGCAGAGCAGTGATCAACCCAACCCGATCGCCAACATCCAATCCCTGGAACTGAGCATCCGCGAGCAGCTCAGTGACAACTTCCGGCTGCCGGTGCTGCTGCGTCAGTACGTGAACCTGATGGATGCCAGGGTCTGCGGCCTCTCCCTGGCAAAAGATTTCAACCAGATCACCGAAATCCTGATGGCGGCCGATCTTTCCCGCATTCCCCTTGAACGTCTGAATTACTTCATTGATGTGCCCCACGAGCCGATCTACCAGCACTTCAGCTGGTACCGAGGGGGCTAACGCTCAAGGCGTGGCTGGTACGTTAACCAGACCAAAAAGGAGCTGGGCCTTGGGTGAGGCGTGCCCTGACAAGCAGGAGCTGCAGGAACGTCTGATCGAGATCCTGCATCGCATCTCCGGCACTGATCCGGCTGCCATCACTCCGGATGCACGGCTGATGGAGGACGTGGGCATTGATTCCCTCGGTTTCTACGAAATCCTGATCGAGGCCGACACCTGTTTCGGCATCCGCATCAAGGAGGAGGAGCTGCTGCGATTCCGCACGGTTTCAGACATCCTCGATCACCTGGAAACGCTGGAGCTGCGGCCTCCCCATGCCGAAACCGCCTGAGCGCATTGCCGTGGTCGGCTGGGGGTCGCTGTCCCCCCTTGGTGAGGACGCCGACAGCACCTGGGCCGCGGTCTGCGCTCGGCAGTCCGGCATCCAGACCATCCAGGAGACCTGGGCCGAGGATCTGAACGTCCGCATCGCCGGCCGTGTGGCCGAAACCGCTTTCGCGGACCTGGAACCCCTGCTAAGGCGTCGCGCCGATCGCTGCGCCCAACTGGCCCTGCTGGCCGGCCGGCAAGCCTGGGCAATGGCGGAGCACAACCGCCGTGGCCTTGATCCAACCCGCATCGCTGTGGTGCTCGGCACCGGCATCGGCGGGCTGGCCACCATGCACGAGCAGCATTCCCAGCTCAGTGCAGGAGGGCCCAGCCGGGTGAATCCACTCACGGTGCCGATGCTGATCCCCGATGCGGCAGCCGGCCAGGTGGCCATCGACCTCGGTCTGCAGGGCGGCGCCCACACCCCCGTTTCCGCCTGTGCCTCCGGCGCCGAAGCCCTAATGCTGGCGCAATGGTTGCTGCAGGACGACCGCGCCGATCTGGTGCTGGCCGGGGGCAGCGAAGCGCCCGTGAACCGTCTCGGTCTGGTGGGCTTTTCGGCCATGCGCGCCCTCTCCCTTCGCAATGAGGCGCCGGAGCAGGCCTCCCGCCCCTACGGCCAGACGCGCGACGGTTTCGTGCTGTCGGAAGGGGCCGGCGTGCTGGCTCTGATGCGTCAGTCGGATGTGCCAGCCGGCGACGCCCTCGGCTGGCTGCTGGCCAGCGGCAGCAGCAGCGATGCGCACCACATCGTCGCCCCCGAGCCCCAGGGGCTGCAGGCCAGCCGGGCGATCGAGGAGGCCCTTCAGCGTGCTGACTGCAAGCCGGATGATCTCTGTGCCGTGCAGGCCCACGCCACAGGCACCAGCCTCGGCGATCTGGCCGAGGCCCGTGCCCTGCGCCGCAGCCTCGGCTCCGCCGCCGATCACCTGCCGGTGTATGCCCCCAAAGGGCAGCTGGGCCATCTGCTGGGGGGCGCTGGCGCCGTTGAGACGATCCTGGCGCTGCAGTCCCTGCGGGCCGGGATGGTTCCCTGCAGCATGAACGCCGATCCCCTCGATCCCGAGGTGGAGCTCGCGGTGACGGGGAGCGGACCGGTTGCCCTGCCCGACACCGACCGTGAACGTCTGCTGCTCAAGAACGCCTTCGGCTTCGGCGGCCACAACATCAGCCTGGTGCTGGCTGCACCGCCTCAGCCCAGCGCCCGGGCGTAGTAGGTCTGCACCACGCGGGTGAACCCATCGCGATCCCTGGGATCATCCGGAAGCACCAGATCACTGGACCGCCCGCGCTGGCAGTGAATCGTCCCCAGCGGCGCCGTGAGCCGGCTGAGCAACAGCCGCCAGGGCCGGTAGCGCGCCCCCAGGGCCTCCTCCATGCCGTCGTAGCGGAACACCCAGGGCACCACCCGGCCGCCGTAGTGACGCGCCAGCATCCAGGCGCTGGGAGACACCCGCGCTTCGATCGGCGTCACCAGGGAACCGTTGGGAGCCAGCATGATCTGGCCGTGCTCCCGCAGCAGGGTGGAGGCCTGCAGCATCCCCTGCATGCGCGACTGGGGTTGGCGGTGGTCCAGCACCACCGAGCCGGCGTTGCGGGCCGCCGCTCCGTAACCGGGCAGCACCCACTTGAGATGCAGTTGGGCCGTGGTCATCCCCGGCAGCTTCAGCACCCCCTGAATCACCAGGCCATCGCAGGGGCTGCGGTGGTTGAAGATGTGCACCAACGGCACCTGCGGCTCCTCGCTGCGCTGGCTGTCGTCCACCACCACCTGCACCCCGAGCGCCCTCAGCGCCACTTCGGAGGCCCAGGTCATCAGCTGCGCCGCCCACTTGGGACGACCCAGCAGCAACGCCGGCAGCTGCAGGCCGTAGAGCACAAAACCCAGGGATGCCCAGCCCAGCCTGGCCATCACCCGCGCCGGAATCACCAGGGGATTGGCGGGTCGCGCCGGCCGCAGCGGCGGCAGCTGCGGCAATGGCTCCAACCGCCGCGCCTCCGGTCCGATCGGGAAGGTGATGCGGAAGGGGAACTCCCCATCGAAGTTGCCGTTCACCTGGGTCGTCATCACCAGGTGTTTGTAGAAACGCCAGAACAGGGGCCGCTCGCTGGGCTGCGGATCGCGCCAGAAGTCATCCAGCGGTTTCTGATCCGTCAGGCCGTCGAGGTTGTAGAAGGTGTCGCCCATCGTCTTGGTGGGCACGGCATGGAACAGAGCCTGCAGCCCCACGGTGCTGTTCACGGTGATCACACCGCGACAGGTGCGCAGGTAACGGCTCAAGGGTCCGTCGTGGAAGTAGTGCACCCGGCCACTGACGCCGTAGCGGCGTGCCAGCAGGGCGATCAGGGTGGCGTAGCTGTTGTATCCGCGGTCCCGCGGATGGTGCTTGAAGGCCAGGTGATCCGACGCGTGGGCATGACCGGCGAAGGAGCGGATCACGTCCTCGATGAAGTCGTGCATGCCCCGGTAAGGCGATCCCATCTGGATCTGGGAATCGCTGGAGACCTGCAGCACCGCCAGGAAGAACGACAGATGCTCCAGCAGTCGGCGCTTCAGCGCCCGCTCCTGCCAGCGGTACAGCCAGTAGCGCCAGCTGCCGCGTAGCTGGCACCACAGGAACCCCGGTGAAGGCTGCAGCTTGTGCTCCCCCTCGATGATCGGGTAACGGGTGAAGGCGTGCTGGATGAAGGTGGGTGCCTTCCAGACCTTCCGCCAGCGCCAGCCGGGATCCAGCATGATCCCGCCGGGCAGTCGGTCCGCCGGCGGCAGATCCCGGTAGAAGTCCACCGGGCGGTTGAGATTGGAGCGGGCATTGACGCGATCCCGTTCCAGGGTCACGTAATTGGGGCGCAGGTACCCGAGTTCGAACACCCAGGCTTCCACCCCCAGGGCGCGGGCCTCCTCGATGGCGATCCGGTGGGGAATGATGAAATCCCCGTACATGAAGATGTGGCGGATGCCGCGTTCCGTCAGCAGCTGGCGCAGGAACGGTCGCCAGCCCTCCATGTCGCCGTCGTAAGGCACCCGCACCTCGGAAGGGAAGCCGAATTCCCGCAGCGGAAACGCCACCTTGGTGACCGGAATGCCGCAGCCCCGCAGGTAGCTACAGAAGCGGGCGAAGAACAGGCCGATCGGCCCCATCAGCAGCAGCACCGGGCCGTCTATGCGCACCTGCACCAGGGCTGGAGCCCTTCCCCTGCTCAAATCCCTGGCCAGCACTCAAAGAATCCTGGCACGCCCTAGCGACGCCGCAGCCGCCCCCAGTGGCGGAACAGGGCCTGCACCAGCGTTTGACGCGGCGGCGGGCCGTCCCGCCAGGCCAGCAGCTCATCGATGGCCTGCTCCGGTTCGATGAACCAGCCGCTGCGGCGACTCACATAGCGGGGGTAGGCGATCAGGGCGGCATGGACGAGGGCGTCGAGGGGCAGCAAACGGCCCCGGCGAGAGCAGGCCAGGCGGTCCTGCGTCAGCCCCCAGCCGGCGTAGAACGGCAGCCCCCAGCAGTGCACCTCCAACCCGCGCAGCAGCGCCTCGAACCCAGCCAGTGAGGTGAGCACATGCAGGGCATCCACCTGGCTGAACAGCTGCTGGATCGAACCGCCCGTGAGCACGGCGTCGCAATAGCTCCGGCTCTGGTCCTCGCCGGCGCCGGCCCGGCACAGCCCCGCCACCACATCCGGATGCGGTTTGTACACGAGATAGGCCTCCGGTTCCGCTTGCCGCACCGCCTGCAGCAGGGCCAGGTTGCTGCGCAGCTCGGGAGCACCGAAGCGGATCGAGGCATCGGTTTCCACCTGCCCCACCACCAGCACCACCCGCTGCGCCGCCGCCGGCCGTTGCCAGGGGGCATCGCTGAGGTTGTATTTGGTGATCGCCTCGGCCACCAGCCGCTGCCGCAACGCTGCCGCGCGCGACAGCTGCGGCTCGGTCCAATGGCCGGTCGCCAGCACCGCCTCCAGGTCACTGGGGGAGGTGGCGTCGTAGTAAATGCCGCTCTGATCCACCACCCACGAGATCGGATCGATCAGCTCGGCACCGAGGCCCACCGAGCGCAGGAAACCGTCCTCCACCTGCAACAGCGGCAGCCCCCGGGCCTCGACGGCCGCCAGCAGCCGTGGCCGGGCTCGCCGGCCCCAGACAGCCACCGCCTCGGCCCAGCGACCGGGACGTGCCCGAGGCAACCGGAATCGCAGCGTGCTTCCCGCCAGGAACCGCCGCAGATTGCGCTGCTTCCAGGGGGTGAAGCCGAAGGCCTCCAGCCGGGCGGCGGGCTGGCTCTGCAGACGCCGTTGCAGACCGATGGCCCGCATCAGATCCTCGATCGGCGCAGGCTGAAGGCTGTGGGGATCAAGGCAGCGGCTGCCGGCGATCAGAGCGGCGTGCACCAGCGCCTCCAGCCCCGGCCGGGCCGTGCGTCGCTCCGGTGGCCTCAGTCGGTCCTGCGTCAGCCCCCAGCCCGCATAGAAGGGCATACCGAAGCAGTGCACCGGGCGCCCCCACAGCAACGCCTCAAAGCCCATCTGGGAGGTCACGACATACACCGCCTCGGCACGCTCCAGCAGGGCGGCGGGGTGCCACCCATCGGCGCAGAGACGAATGCGCGGATGCTGCAGAGCGTCAGGGCTGAAATGACCACGGGCCCGGCCCTGGATCACATCCGGGTGCACCTTCACCACCACGGTGCAATCGGGATGGTCCGCCAGGGCCGCCCGGAGCATCTGCTGGAAACTCTGCGGTCCCGCCAGTCCCAGAGGGATCGAGAGATCCCCTGCGGACTGATCCACCACCAGCACAAAGGGCTGCTCCGGAGCCGGCGACTCCCGTGGCGGATTCAACTTGCTCAACCGCTGGGTGCACCACAGCAGCTGCACCACCCGGGCCCGGTCGCGCTGCTCGGCGCTGAGCGATGCAGCGATCCGCTGCTCCAGACGGCTCGGGGCGGTGGCATCGAAATGCACCCCCAGATCATCCACCAGCAGGCAGAGCGGTGGATGGCGACGCCCTTTGGCCAGCGACCGCAGCAGACCGTCCTCCAGATGCCAGACCGGCAGGCCACGACGCTGGGCGAGCCGCTCCACACGCCTGGCGCTGGGCCGCCGCCCCCAGGCCAGCAGCGCGTCCACATCCCGGCTCCGCCCCGGCAGCAGCTGCGCCGGAGCCATGAGGGCCGGCAGCGTCCGATGCGCCAGCATCCCGGTCTCTGGAACCCCCAGCCGGTCGTTCATCGGGTAAGACGGGGCACACCGAATCCTCACCGATGACGGCCGCTGCCGCTGCCCTGGCTCTGATTCCCGCCCGCGGCGGGTCGAAAGGCATCCCCGGCAAGAACCTGCAGGAGGTGGAGGGCGTTCCGCTGGTGGGCCGCAGCGTTCAGGCGGCTCTGGCCAGCACCCGGGTGAGCCGGGTGGTGGTCAGCACCGACGACGACGCCATTGCCGCCGCGGCCCGCAGCCATGGAGCGGAGGTGGTGCGGCGTCCCGAGCATCTGGCCGGAGACACCGCCAGTTCCGAGTCGGCCCTGCTGCATGCCCTGGAGCAGCTCTCCACGGCAGGTCCGCTGCCTCCGCGGCTGGTGTTTCTGCAATGCACCTCGCCGTTCACCAGCGGCGAGCAGATCGATCAGGTGCTGGCGGCCCTGGATGCACCAGCGGTGAACAGCAGCTTTGCCGTCGCCCCCTGGCACGGCTTCCTGTGGCGGGGCGATGGCCGTGGCATCAACCATGACCCGCAGCAACCCCGCCAACGCCGCCAGGACCTGGAGCCCGCCTATCTGGAAACCGGAGCGATCTACGCCATGGACACGGCGGCCTTCCGCGCCGTCGGCAGCCGGTTCTGCCCCCCCTGGCAGCCGGTTGTGCTCGAGCATCCCGGCCCGGAGATCGACACACCCGCCGATCTGGCGCTCTGCCGCGCACTGGCTCAGGCGGCACCACGGTAATTTTGCCGAGTTCCCGAGCGAGGCCGATGGCCGCTGCAGCCGACAAGCGCCTGGCCGGCCGCACCGTCGCTGCTGTGGCCTGCTTCGACTCGTTCGGAAAGATGGCGATGACCCTGCTGGCGGCCTGCCGGCGCCAGGGGGCGGACACGACGCTTCACCTGCTGGAGATCAACAACCGGGCCCTGTCCAGACGGCAGCGTCTGGAGATCCGCCGCACGGATCCGCGCACCCGCATCGAGAAGCACCGCTGGAACGAATTCCGCCAGCTCACCCGTGCGATGGCAGGAAACGTCGATGTGCTGGTGCTGGGGCTGGATGGCCGCCGCAGCCGGGATGCCCTGCTGATGCTCGCTGCGGAGTGGAAGGAGACGAGCCGTCGCCCCCTGCTGGTGAGTGCCTATCCCGGCATCCTGTTCCGCTTTGCCCTCGAGGGCATGCTCGACCGCTCCGGCGTCGATCTGCTGTGCCTCAACAGCAACCAGGATCTGGAGCTCTACCAACAGGGTTGCCGCGCCCTGGGCCAGGACAGCGGCAATGCCGTGGTCACCGGACTGCCGATCCTGTGGAGAGTGCCGCAGCATCAGCCCCCTCCGGATCGCCCCTCGATCGTCTTCTTCGAGCAGCCCTCGATCCCCGTGCACCCGCTGCAGCGCCACTTCCTGTGCCAGGAGCTGAAACACCTGGCGGAGGCCTGGCCGGAGCATCCGGTGATCTTCAAGCCGCGCACCTCCAGCATCGAGAGCACCCTGCATCGGCGCCACGGCGAAATGGCGGGGGTGATCGACCGGATGTCAGAGACGGTGCCGAACCTGGAGCTCAGTTTCAAACCGGCCACCCGCCTGCTGCGCCACTGCGGCTGTGCCATCACCGTGTCGTCCACCGCGGCCCTGGAAGCGATGGCGATGGGGGTAAGCACGCGCATCGTTGGTGACCTTGGTGTCACCGAAACCCTCGGCAACCACTTCTTTGCCGCCTCCGGCGCCGTGGCGGAGTTCGCCTCAATCCGCAGCGACCCCTTCAGCGTGACCCATGACCCCCTGTGGCTCCAGCAGCAGGGCTTTCAGGCGGATGGCGCCGACCGCTTCGTCAACGCCCTGCAGGAACGCCTGGCACACGGCCTGCCCGCCCTGCCCAGGGGGGGCACCGGTCCAGCCAGCTGGGGCAGCCGCAGCTGGCAGCGCTACGCCGTGAGCGAAGGCGGACGCCGCATGCTCAGCAGCGGCGGCGCCCGCTCCAGCCAGCGCAAACGCCATCAGACCCGTAATCTCCTGCGACGCTTGCGCGATGGGTTGGTGGGCTTCGGCTGGCTGTCGAAACTGCTGCGGGAACGATGACGATCGTTCTGATCAGCGACGGCGGCGCCGAGCAGCATGCCTGCCGCCTGCTGGCCGACCGTCTCGAACAGCAGGGGCAGCCCTGCCTCACCATCGGCGCTCCCGCACCCGGATGGCACAGCCCCTGGCCGGCGGTGCGGCCCCAGCTGGAGATCCCTGCCGATGCCCTGCTGGGCACCACCCTGCTGGAAGAGGCGACCGCCATCGGCCTGTTTCTGCAGGACACCGACCAGCTCGATCGGCTCGTGCATGGCTACCGAGAGCTCTGCCGCCACCGAGGCAGGAAACCGGCCCCGGTGTTCAGCGGGCCGCTGGCGCCCGTGGTGGGCGACAAGCTGATCAGCGAACTCTCCAGCCGCCACCTCTGCGACCTGGTGCTGCTGCATGGCGAGCGGCAGCGGCAGGAAGCGGCCGCCATGCGTTTCAACTGGCCGGCGTCCTTGAAGGCACCACCGCTGGTCTGCGGTGGCTTCTGGTTCATGCCGGAGCGCCCGCACCTGGGCTGCCTCAGCGGTGGACTCAGCACCCCCCCCTACAGCCTGCTGGTGCTCGCACAGCAGAGCATCCCCACCCAGATCGGGGCCAAGTCGCAGATGCTGCGGCAGCTGATCCGGTGGGCGGAGGCATCCCCGCAATGGCGTGTGGTGATCCAGCGCGACCATGCCTGGAACGACGACGAACCCTGGATTCCCTTCTATGAACCGGAGGACTGGACGCTGCCGCCCAACCTGGGCTTCGGGGAACCGGGCCAGATGCTGACCCTGCTGTCGAACTGCACCGCCTGTGCCGGCGTCAGTTCCCCCTGGCTGTTCACGGCGATGGCCTGGGGCCGGCGCGCCATGGTGATCGGCGATTTCGGCATCCACTCCAGTCAGGGCACCAGCGGCTTCTTCGGCAGTGGCGCCATGCACCGGCTGCGCTCCATCCATCAGCTGGACCAGCTGCTGGATCTGCCGAAGCCCAGTCAGAGCTGGCTGGAATCGATGGGCTGGGCCGTGCACGACGGGCCGGCGCGGTTGCGCCGCGCCCTAAAGGAGATCACACCGTGAGCCGTCCGTTCCGCCTTCTGCTGATCGGTGACAGCGACAGCCAGCTGCTGGCCTGCGAATCGCTGTGCCGCTTCCCGGTCGAGCTCGCCGTGGAGGTCACGATCAATGCCATCCCCCGGAATGGAACCCCCGCGCCGATTCTCAAGCGGGCGCAGGCGCTGGGGCGTCTGTGGCGCCATGAGATGGGTCAGCTGCTCACCCATCCGGAGCTGATGCAGTTCGATGCCATCGGGGTGTTCCTGACGGGCAGCAAGATCAGCGACTTCCGTCTGGCCCTCGGGCTGCTCCCCGCCAGCGAGCGGCCGCTGCTGTTCTGTGGCTTCAACGGCGTGGTGCTGGAGAAGTTCATGGAAGGCATGAGCTGGCGGCTTGGCTACGACCTGATCTGCCTCAGCGGCGAACGCGACCGGGAGGCGCTGGAGAGGATGGTGGCCAGCACCCCGTTCCTGCGGCAGCAGACCGTGCTCACCGGCCTGGGACGCAGCACCCCAGCCACATCGCCGTTGCCCAACGATGACCGCCCCCGCCGCCTGGTGTTCGCCGAGCAGGTGGTGATGCCGGCTGCTGCGCGCGACCGAGCCGAGATGGTGCGGATCCTGGCCGAACTGGCCCGCCGCTCCCCCGACTGGGAGGTGCTGATCAAACCGCGCATCGCGCCCGACGAGGCCACCTTCCACGCCAGCGACTCCCACATCAGCAGCACCCTGATGCAGACCCTGGGCCACCCCCCGGCCAATCTGCAGCTGGATTACCGCCCGCTGCCGGAGCTGCTCAGGCACGCCCGGTTGATGGCGACCGTTTCATCCACCGCGTTCTTCGATGCCCTCGACCATGGGTGCCGCCCGGTGGTGATGGCGGATTTCGGCATTGCTCCCTCCAGCGGCAGCCACGTGTTCGCCGGCAGTGGGGTGTGGCGGGCGCTGGCGGAGGTGGAGGATCTCGACGCCCTGGATCAGGAGCTGCCCCTGCCGGACCCGACCTGGCTGGCCTGGATGGGCTACGGCACCGACGCGGGGCCGGCTGCGCTGATCCGCGCGCTGCAGGCGCTGAAGCAGGACCCTCCTGCCGTGATCAACGAGAGTCCTGGCCACATGAGCAATGCCAATCTCAGCTTCACCCAGCTGCGGCGCAGCGCTGAGGAGGCCATCGTGGCGAAGAACTGGGAGGAAGCCCGCAGCCTTCTGATGCTCGCCACCCTGCTGCGCCCGAAGCACCGCAACGCGGCGCGGCGCCTCTGGGCGGTGCAGTGGCCCAACCGACTGATGAGGCGCCTTCTCGTGGCCATCACCTACAGGGATGTGGGGTAAGGTCTCACGGTTCACCAGCTGACTGGCCAAAGGCGAACTGTGAAGGGCATCCAGATCGAACGGAACTTCACCCAGTTCGTGGTCTTCGCCGAGGACAGCATTCTCTCGGCCCTCAGCAAGATCACCGCGAACCAGTCGCGGCTGATCTTCGTGGTGTCGGAAGCCGGCATCCTCCAGGGGGTGCTCACCGATGGTGATTTCCGCCGCTGGATCGCCAGTTGCGGCGACATCGACCTGAACCTCCCGGTGACGGCGGCGATGAATCCCAACTGCCGCAGCGCCCCGGAGGGCACGCCACCGGCCGAGCTTTCGGGGCTGCTCACCTCCAAGATCATCGCCCTGCCGCTGCTGGACAGCCACGGCCGCATCGTGGCGGTGGCCCTGCCCGCCACCGATGGCCTGCAACTGGGCAGCCGCCGCATCGGCGACGGCGAACCGAGCTTCGTGATCGCCGAGATCGGCAACAACCACAACGGCGATATCGGCATCGCCCTGCAGCTGATCGATGCCGCCCATGCCGCCGGCGCCGACTGCGCCAAGTTCCAGATGCGGGACATGAGCAAGCTGTACAGCAACGCCGGCGACAGCAACGACATGGCGTCCGATCTGGGGACGCAGTACACCCTGGATCTGCTGGAACGGTTCCAGCTCAGTGACGACGAACTGTTCCGCTGTTTCGACTACGCCGCCGGCAAGGGACTGGTGCCCCTCTGCACCCCCTGGGATGAAACCAGCCTGGAGAAACTCAACCGCTGGGGCATGGAGGGCTTCAAGGTGGCCTCGGCAGACTTCACCAACCACGCGTTGATCAGTCAGCTGGCGGCCACGGGCAAACCGCTGATCTGTTCCACCGGCATGGCCAGCGAACTGGAGATCCGCTCCGGCATCCGTCACCTGCAGCAGGAGGGGGCGAATTACGTGCTGCTGCACTGCAATTCCACGTACCCCACACCGTTCAAGGATGTGAACCTTCGCTACCTGGAACGGCTGCGGGAACTGGCGGATGCACCGGTCGGCTACTCCGGCCATGAACGGGGCATTGAGGTGCCGATCGCCGCGGTGGCGATGGGTGCTGCGGTGATCGAAAAGCACATCACCCTTGACCGTGGCATGGAGGGCAACGACCACAAGGTGAGCCTGCTGCCGGAGGAATTCGCCCAGATGATCCAGGGCATCCGCCGGGTGGAGGAATCCATGGGCCAGGGCGGTGAACGCAGCATCAGCCAGGGCGAGATGATGAACCGCGAGGTGCTGGCCAAAAGCCTGGTTGCCGCCTGCGATGTCCCGGCCGGAACGGAGATCACCGAAGCGATGGTGCGCATCCAGAGCCCGGGGCAGGGGCTCCAGCCCAACCGGTTGCCCGACCTGCTGGGGCGACGGCTGCCGGTGGCCAAGGCCCAGGGCGAGGTGTTCTTCCCCTCCGACCTGGAAACTCCCGCGGC encodes:
- a CDS encoding GNAT family N-acyltransferase, with product MTLPSPSISDPEIHEVTLSAELIGRELLQSRLFSIEGLELHLLPGERFAPVADAVGLLREATYRQQLSGSGDRRDLDGRDSAYDHLLLIEPGSGALAGAARLQFLPGQCGTSDLPDGSQSYLEHVYPGIKARLTSLGNHLEIGRVALASRFQKQPHSLMALFRGGLLIAARSGYDTLHGLVSYNHFAHSEPVNQTFLSGLMRPPYLQSEPTLPAPRHPLTTVQSSDQPNPIANIQSLELSIREQLSDNFRLPVLLRQYVNLMDARVCGLSLAKDFNQITEILMAADLSRIPLERLNYFIDVPHEPIYQHFSWYRGG
- a CDS encoding acyl carrier protein; amino-acid sequence: MGEACPDKQELQERLIEILHRISGTDPAAITPDARLMEDVGIDSLGFYEILIEADTCFGIRIKEEELLRFRTVSDILDHLETLELRPPHAETA
- a CDS encoding beta-ketoacyl synthase, producing the protein MPKPPERIAVVGWGSLSPLGEDADSTWAAVCARQSGIQTIQETWAEDLNVRIAGRVAETAFADLEPLLRRRADRCAQLALLAGRQAWAMAEHNRRGLDPTRIAVVLGTGIGGLATMHEQHSQLSAGGPSRVNPLTVPMLIPDAAAGQVAIDLGLQGGAHTPVSACASGAEALMLAQWLLQDDRADLVLAGGSEAPVNRLGLVGFSAMRALSLRNEAPEQASRPYGQTRDGFVLSEGAGVLALMRQSDVPAGDALGWLLASGSSSDAHHIVAPEPQGLQASRAIEEALQRADCKPDDLCAVQAHATGTSLGDLAEARALRRSLGSAADHLPVYAPKGQLGHLLGGAGAVETILALQSLRAGMVPCSMNADPLDPEVELAVTGSGPVALPDTDRERLLLKNAFGFGGHNISLVLAAPPQPSARA
- a CDS encoding 1-acyl-sn-glycerol-3-phosphate acyltransferase; this translates as MQVRIDGPVLLLMGPIGLFFARFCSYLRGCGIPVTKVAFPLREFGFPSEVRVPYDGDMEGWRPFLRQLLTERGIRHIFMYGDFIIPHRIAIEEARALGVEAWVFELGYLRPNYVTLERDRVNARSNLNRPVDFYRDLPPADRLPGGIMLDPGWRWRKVWKAPTFIQHAFTRYPIIEGEHKLQPSPGFLWCQLRGSWRYWLYRWQERALKRRLLEHLSFFLAVLQVSSDSQIQMGSPYRGMHDFIEDVIRSFAGHAHASDHLAFKHHPRDRGYNSYATLIALLARRYGVSGRVHYFHDGPLSRYLRTCRGVITVNSTVGLQALFHAVPTKTMGDTFYNLDGLTDQKPLDDFWRDPQPSERPLFWRFYKHLVMTTQVNGNFDGEFPFRITFPIGPEARRLEPLPQLPPLRPARPANPLVIPARVMARLGWASLGFVLYGLQLPALLLGRPKWAAQLMTWASEVALRALGVQVVVDDSQRSEEPQVPLVHIFNHRSPCDGLVIQGVLKLPGMTTAQLHLKWVLPGYGAAARNAGSVVLDHRQPQSRMQGMLQASTLLREHGQIMLAPNGSLVTPIEARVSPSAWMLARHYGGRVVPWVFRYDGMEEALGARYRPWRLLLSRLTAPLGTIHCQRGRSSDLVLPDDPRDRDGFTRVVQTYYARALG
- a CDS encoding capsular polysaccharide biosynthesis protein, with product MNDRLGVPETGMLAHRTLPALMAPAQLLPGRSRDVDALLAWGRRPSARRVERLAQRRGLPVWHLEDGLLRSLAKGRRHPPLCLLVDDLGVHFDATAPSRLEQRIAASLSAEQRDRARVVQLLWCTQRLSKLNPPRESPAPEQPFVLVVDQSAGDLSIPLGLAGPQSFQQMLRAALADHPDCTVVVKVHPDVIQGRARGHFSPDALQHPRIRLCADGWHPAALLERAEAVYVVTSQMGFEALLWGRPVHCFGMPFYAGWGLTQDRLRPPERRTARPGLEALVHAALIAGSRCLDPHSLQPAPIEDLMRAIGLQRRLQSQPAARLEAFGFTPWKQRNLRRFLAGSTLRFRLPRARPGRWAEAVAVWGRRARPRLLAAVEARGLPLLQVEDGFLRSVGLGAELIDPISWVVDQSGIYYDATSPSDLEAVLATGHWTEPQLSRAAALRQRLVAEAITKYNLSDAPWQRPAAAQRVVLVVGQVETDASIRFGAPELRSNLALLQAVRQAEPEAYLVYKPHPDVVAGLCRAGAGEDQSRSYCDAVLTGGSIQQLFSQVDALHVLTSLAGFEALLRGLEVHCWGLPFYAGWGLTQDRLACSRRGRLLPLDALVHAALIAYPRYVSRRSGWFIEPEQAIDELLAWRDGPPPRQTLVQALFRHWGRLRRR
- a CDS encoding cytidylyltransferase domain-containing protein; its protein translation is MTAAAAALALIPARGGSKGIPGKNLQEVEGVPLVGRSVQAALASTRVSRVVVSTDDDAIAAAARSHGAEVVRRPEHLAGDTASSESALLHALEQLSTAGPLPPRLVFLQCTSPFTSGEQIDQVLAALDAPAVNSSFAVAPWHGFLWRGDGRGINHDPQQPRQRRQDLEPAYLETGAIYAMDTAAFRAVGSRFCPPWQPVVLEHPGPEIDTPADLALCRALAQAAPR
- a CDS encoding DUF6716 putative glycosyltransferase, whose translation is MAAAADKRLAGRTVAAVACFDSFGKMAMTLLAACRRQGADTTLHLLEINNRALSRRQRLEIRRTDPRTRIEKHRWNEFRQLTRAMAGNVDVLVLGLDGRRSRDALLMLAAEWKETSRRPLLVSAYPGILFRFALEGMLDRSGVDLLCLNSNQDLELYQQGCRALGQDSGNAVVTGLPILWRVPQHQPPPDRPSIVFFEQPSIPVHPLQRHFLCQELKHLAEAWPEHPVIFKPRTSSIESTLHRRHGEMAGVIDRMSETVPNLELSFKPATRLLRHCGCAITVSSTAALEAMAMGVSTRIVGDLGVTETLGNHFFAASGAVAEFASIRSDPFSVTHDPLWLQQQGFQADGADRFVNALQERLAHGLPALPRGGTGPASWGSRSWQRYAVSEGGRRMLSSGGARSSQRKRHQTRNLLRRLRDGLVGFGWLSKLLRER
- a CDS encoding DUF6716 putative glycosyltransferase; amino-acid sequence: MTIVLISDGGAEQHACRLLADRLEQQGQPCLTIGAPAPGWHSPWPAVRPQLEIPADALLGTTLLEEATAIGLFLQDTDQLDRLVHGYRELCRHRGRKPAPVFSGPLAPVVGDKLISELSSRHLCDLVLLHGERQRQEAAAMRFNWPASLKAPPLVCGGFWFMPERPHLGCLSGGLSTPPYSLLVLAQQSIPTQIGAKSQMLRQLIRWAEASPQWRVVIQRDHAWNDDEPWIPFYEPEDWTLPPNLGFGEPGQMLTLLSNCTACAGVSSPWLFTAMAWGRRAMVIGDFGIHSSQGTSGFFGSGAMHRLRSIHQLDQLLDLPKPSQSWLESMGWAVHDGPARLRRALKEITP